A region of the Phaseolus vulgaris cultivar G19833 chromosome 11, P. vulgaris v2.0, whole genome shotgun sequence genome:
AGTTTTGTTCTTTTCATGCAAAAATATTTTGGACAGGGTTGCTGAATACTGCACATACTGTAAAACAATCTCATGCTTCACCTAGTTTTTAGTGTATGTTTTTATATAGTAATATGTGTACAAAAATACTTTATTTCTACCCAAATTAGTCTGTTGTATAAGCATATGTGTTTCCTACTATTTTAATAACTTTGTTGTTTAGATTATATAGAGTTATTGTTGTGCGgtagtgaagaagaagaattcTTTCTCCTTTCATTTTGTTAACCTTGCATAGCTCCTTTCATTTTGTTAACCTTGCATAGCTATGCTTGTGGTGCAAATAGTTCCATTCTAGCATGAAATTGGAAATGACTGAGTTTAGCATACTAAATTTGATATGGTGGTACAATCTATTCAGTTTTTAAGTTGGATCAATTAGATTCTATTAAAATCTAAGtctgatataaaaataaaaaaggtctTTTTACATTTCAACGtgttttttaaatgaatagTACACTTGGCACAGTGGATGGGGTTATCAAATCTTTGTTCAAATCAACACTGATGACTCAGAATGATGCTAATTATGTACAGTTTAGGTTAAAACTTCATTATAATTATTccatttcttttataaaaattgaaaatgaataactttgaaaattataatatttaatactcGTTTTGACTTGTTAAAAAACTACGACATTTATAACTAAgataaattacttttttaaaaaccTCATTTAATGCAAAGTATTAAATGGCGAGTATTATTGCGGTTTGTAATAGATGCGGAAATAACATGTTTGTAAATcactatataaaaaataactattagaacatatttttttattttttttagtgaatcgtgaatcatattatttatatttaactcACTCAATTCATGAATCTGTTAAAATTCTACATAAATATCAACATTTACTTAAGTACGTTAAAATTGTACTGTTAAAATTGTCAAGGTTAAAATATATCAATCTAAACTAACCATAAGTATTAAtgaaaactaaattaattacatCAAAAGAatctaaataaaacaaaaactaaactgtaaaaaatatattgtccATAGAAGTATGTgttttttaaagaatatttgTACTCAATGATTTTTCAAAGATAAAAAACCacaataatgaataaatattattttttttatagtaaaatatatgaaattgaagtatgtgttttttaaagaatatttaaagtagtttacTGGATGTTTCTAGTAATCAACAATATTGACACGAGTTATGTTCCACATCCATTGTCTGATGTAGAAGTCAcacttaaatttttattgttaccTATCGCACTAATATAAGAACTTTAGCcaatttaatttatgaaaaaataataagaatgaCTATAATAGTTTCAATGCAAAACTAGTTACCTTAGGATAAATTTAATGTTTATTATGTGAGATAAAGATGAAATGAATTTACCATCTAACACATTACATAATTAATAGCactaaaaaaagtaattaacactttatgatatattatatgaactaaaaaacatattattttgtAACTAAAACATACTATGTACTACAACTTTCAAGTTCGTGCTTTGTGATGTAATGAACAAAGTCACACAAATATCGTTTGTGGGACAAATAAATCAATTGCCAATGAGacctaaaataagaaaattagtgATGTTGAATTAATTATGTAAGATATAAAGTGAGTGAGTTGTACTTACGCGTTAATAACATGGGCCATGTAAATATTGTTTTGGGATTCATGAATCTATTATTGAATTAAGTTTGATATTCCACTTTTTATTCCTAAACTATTTTATGGATTCAAGCTTACGAAAaagacatattttttaaaaaatttacttataaatatcattaataatgGTTGATTTCATcaaacataattaaataaataatatttaaagtattcACACATTATCTATAGTTGAATAACTGCAATGTTCATCATCTGATTATTCAAGATGATTTCATAGACATGCTACATGTTTACGTTCAATATATATTACCATTTTCGATGTTAAAGATGATTGCATCCCAAGGAATGACACAAAAATCCTGAAACAGATCATGTGATACCTTGACCAACATAAGACATACACACACTACAAGCACACACATacaaagaaatatataaatctAAACAAGacaatatatatacataaagagaaatttatcaaaaatagttgattaatttttgaaatttcttGATAAGGTGTGTAggtcaaatatatatttttgaaatatatgcAATGCATGTTCCAAGTGCCTCTCCCATTAATCGAACCTCCATTGTGGATAGTGAAACGAAAGTAGTGACATATCTCTAAGTTCTTCGACCACCACTCTGGTAGTCAACATGCTTGGCCATGGTGTTCATGTTTGACCTCCTAGATACACTTTCCCAATAGCCACTAGATGATGATGAACTTCTCTAATCAACAACCTAGATCTATAGATAAGTACAtgtttccttctctttttaagTCCTTCACAACACAATTACCTTTTGTATTAACACAACCATGAGTAGGAATTATATCTTACTCGGTCATATTATGTTGCTAGGAGATGCCCATGGATATATTACATTGATTCTCACTCCAATTGgtgtaaaatttattcaattatttatgaATCTGACACCACATCTTTGTTTTCAACTGATGCATCTAAACCTATATAATTTGTCACTATGAAATATTCATTTTTCactggtatttttttttttatcttagaaGTTGGTTCAGATCTTGATTTTGAGGAATTGTGAGTTtcatataaaatgataaatagaTTTTTGGGAATTCAgtattttgtttgttattttttagCACTTGGAGacatttaaaagaataaaatgacaataccaataatcaatcaataactattatgtttaaatatcacctcaatacataagagtttgaacaaatttatactctcaatcccaaaagGTATAATTAGTCATTCATGTTGGTCactacaagcatggaaagcaagaaaagaagattgatAATGTTTCTCTTCGATGgctgcctcctctagggttttcttTCACCTCTATTCTCTCAATCATGTCTAAGATTATGCCTCACAccttatatttaatttagttggGCTTGAACTAAGTGATTTCATGCCTAGGCGAGCTACAACTTGTTTGGGCGAGTTGAACGAGAGAAAGTCCAACTTCTCTGGAGTGATCTTGCCTGGGCGAGATTGGACTCACTTGGGGGAGTTCCTCTGGAGTGTTTCTTGCTTAGGTGAGTTTGGTCAAGTGTTTTAgcgttccaactttcccttttcatcttgtatattctcctttagccttttcatctccattttaccatagaatcttgaaattaacacaaatttgcaaataaatcgttcttattcatattataatcacataatatgtaaaaaggtttaaattcataaattatggattaaattatagttattttatcaataaatatccataagtttatgtattttaatatgaaatattactgaaatatgacacttatcaatagACTTTTAAGTGGATCTTTCTGTACTTGAAGGGAGTGTTAGCTATAATGGAACGAAGAGGAAGGTCAAAAGTGTTCCCATGAAAGAATTTATAAACTCAAGTTATGTTGGATGTGTTTACACCAAAAAGTTGTTTACCCCAATTAGTCGAAAGTTTAGTTTGTAAACATTAGTGACTCTATCGTTTATTGAAACTAAAATATTTCCATGACTgagctataaaaaaaaaaagtaatattaccTCAAAGAGGGTATTTGAGGAGCTTAGAATGCAcaacaatattaaaattataataacaacAATGTCATATATTTTTGTAAGAGATGAGATTGTTTTAGAATATCTTAAAGTGGTTAAGATGTTGAAGAAATATAATCTTCTTGATATGATTGTAAAGGTTCTCCCAAACATTTGTTTTCTTCTCTTAGATTTAATACAGATAATTAGATATATTAAACAAGTGAAGAGTTTAATGATAGTCATTGTCGGTTTGGCTTCAAAAGTTTTGTTGTGTGAATCAAGGTGGAGATTTCTTCGTATTGGCACACTAAATATGTAAAAGATGTCCACCATCTCTGTTGTGAATATTATGATAAAGTGTGCTAACTATAGAAGCTTTTATAGTCTCTTAATCCACTTACTAGTTAGTTAGTTCATGTGGGTAGTGTGGGCCTCGAGTCACAATTTTTGTTAGAATATTTCATAACATAACATGATTCATGTTATTTTTTagaattgttttataaaaatttgaaattttctcAGTAACTCTGTAATTTAATGGTAGAAACTTGTTTCATAGTGAATACTATTTCATTAGAGTTAAAGTTTGTTAATATGTTGataacaataattaattttcttgtATGCTTTGTTTCTTCTTAAAGCTTTTGATGAATGAATGGTGTTAATTGTAAGTGcttatatgttttttaaattaattccacaactattattaattaaaagttatataaaactataaaattagaataaagacttattaattaaataataagtaaaaataattttaataaatttcatgAATGTATTAAAAAAGTGTGACGTTGGTGTCGAAATTGAATGCACcatttatactatttttaataaataaaatcatattattGAACATTTACATACTTAATGTGCTGTGGTTATTAATTAATGTTTCCACACAATTATGTTAAAGCCTTTAATAAACTAATGAATCTGGATCAACTTTTTAAGACTCATAAATCACAATAACGGTAAATGAAAAATGTGTATATAAGACAACTACTCATCATCACGCTCGGATGGATGAAGATATGGAGAGGTACTGGAATTATATAGCTGTTTGTTATGCTTCTCTGCTAGCAGCGGGTGAACTCAGTTGGAGCAGTGTATAAGCTTGCTCGCGGGTGAATTTTGTTAAGCAAGGATTCTTGAAGTTGTTATGGGTCAAATTCTATTAAGCATGGATTCGTAGAAGCTGGGGAGGGTACTGAGGTATGAGTGGGGAGCGATGCTGCTGGCTGGTTGGGTGTGTAGGTATATAAGCTTGGTAAGGGGCTTGTAACAGAGTCGTTGTACTGTTCTTGAATTGATTTTTAtgtaatactattattataggTACTAATAAATATGCATAAATAGAATAAGAAAAAACGTTTATTTAtacttatataaaataaattttttattataattatttttttagttacacaaatattttttgattctatccttatttaatatatttcattttattagtataataaagtattttattatttcatatcaattacttaaaaaataaaattattttttaattttttaaattaatagtgatgtacaatttttataagtaacctaatttttttactatttccttaatttcttattttaaggcAAAAAGAGGAAGAATGAGAAGATATATTTTCACTCATTCCCACACCAAATCTcatatatcaaataaaataaccacCTTCATTTCTAATCACTTTCTTTATTCCATTTCAAACAACTATATTATCTGGTAAAGCCATTATGCTTTTGTATCTACGATCAAGTCAATTCTAACATTAACGTGATCATAATCATACTCTAGGATCCCAAAACTActaatggaagaaaaaaaattcaaactagagaagaaaaaaaaagattatttaatcaatttatcatttttcttttatattaatttttattttttaattttaatttatccaaatttattttttatatatattaaatttctatTATCGTAAAATatgaggaaaagaaaaaaagtgcgCAATTGAGCTGTGTTTTGGCTAGTAAGCATATATAATGTGAATTCAAGGAGTTGAAAAACTGATGAtacacaaaagaaaagaaaaagtatgCAGTGCAACATGATCAAATTTTCGGTCCAATAAATCTGCTGTCTTTATCACCGCATATTTActgttaataattaattacatatattataatattgttgACTTTTGTTTGTGAGGTGAAGATTCTTGATCTCATAATGGTGCAAGTCCAACAACACCAATAGGTTCAGATAATTTCCTGGAAGGAACACTGATATTACACACAATTCTAGTTGTCCCTTGAAGCCTGGTCCCACACATCTTCAAACTGAAACATTCTTCTTTGGAGGTCATCAATAAACAACTaagaatcaaataaataaaagataattataaTATTCCATCTCATGTTAAGGTTACCATACCTTCCCTCGATCACCTCCATTTTTTTCTTAGAAACAAAATCTTCTTAAAACCGTCTTCCATGTCAAAGCTTCTTCTGTCTTCCCTTTTTCTCACCACAAACCTTATCCTTCTAACCTCAGTTTCATCCACAGAGTTCATCTACAACACCAACTTCAACTCTACCAACACCCTTGTCTGTGGCAACGCCACTATTGAATCTTCCATTCTTACCCTTACCAACCGTTCCACCTTTGCTGTTGGCCGTGCTTTCTACCCTTCCAAGATCCCCACCAAATCTTCCAACTCTTCAACCCCTTTACCTTTCGCAACCTCTTTCATTTTCTCCATTGCCCCATTCAAAGACCTTCTCCCTGGCCATGGCTTTGTCTTCATACTGTCACCTTCTGCAGGCACCACTGGGGTTAGTTCTGCTCAGCATCTTGGCCTCTTCAACTTTACCAACAATGGTGATCCCAACAACCATGTCTTTGGCATTGAGTTCGATGTGTTTAACAACCAAGAGTTCAATGACATCGATGACAATCATGTGGGGGTGGACATAAACTCTCTTGTTTCTTTTACTTCCCGTGCTGCTGGATTTTGGGGTGGGAAGGGTGGTGACAAGTTTGAGGATTTGAAGCTTAATAATGGTGAGAACTATCAGGTGTGGATTGAATATTTAGATTCTAGAGTTAATGTTACAATGGCTCTTGCAGGCCAAAATAGACCAAAGAAGCCTTTGATTAGTGAGCTTGTGGATCTTTCTGAAGTGCTTTTGGATGAAATGTATGTTGGATTTTGTGGGGCAACAGGGCAGCTAGTGGAGAGTCATAAGATTTTGGCTTGGAGCTTCAGTAACTCAAATGTTTCTATTGGTGATGCTTTAGTTACTACAAATTTGCCTTCATTTGTGCTTCCCAAAGAATCTAGTTTTAGGTCAAAAGGTTTTCTTGTAGGGATCACTGCAGGTGTTTTGTTTGTCATTGGTAGTGCAGttgtaatatttgtgttttttcTCAGAAGAAAAAGGTGCCTAAGaaaggaggaggaggaagataTTGAAGATTGGGAACAAGAGTATTGGCCACACCGTGTAAGATATGAGGACATTTATGCTGCAACTAAAGGATTTTCAGACCAAAATGTAATTGGGTTTGGAGGGAATGGAAAAGTATATAAAGGGCTTCTGCAAGGAGTACAAGTTGCAGTCAAAATAATTCCTTGTGACAGTGAACAGGGAATGAGAGCGTTTCTGTCTGAGATTTCAAGTTTAGGCAGGTTGAAGCATAGGAATGTGGTTCTGTTGAGAGGTTGGTGTAAGAAAGAGAAAGGGAGCTTGATTTTAATCTATGACTACATGGATAATGGAAGTTTAGATAAAAGGATGTTTGATGGTGATGAGAACACAATTTTTGGGTGGGAGGAGAGAATGAAGGTGCTGAAGGATGTAGCTCATGGTATATTGTATTTGCATGATGGTTGGGAGGTTAAGGTGTTGCACAGAGACATCAAGTCAAGCAATGTGTTACTTGATAAGGATATGAATGCAAGGTTGGGGGATTTTGGACTTGCCACAATGCATCATCATGAGCAGATTGGTCACACCTCACAAGTGATTGGAACTGTTGGTTTCATGGCACTCCTTTCATATAAGGTCATTTTCGTAATTTTGTAGGGTCATTTTCATCATTTTATTGACAAAttatgatggaagaggcccaagcacaagcccacatgcaagcccaccaaagggtagatttgggccaaccatagagttatggccaagaggatccaagaagacgttcttttacatgttcaaatgccataaactctagtgtagagtagactttaatttcttgtcaaaattagcataggaactttatttgtaattttcttagaattaattttggcacctaaaacaccaacctaggtaaacttagagtttctaaaaaaacctctaaatttaccaaggccggtctagaaagcccatggagggggtgagcataaaaactagacacacccctccccatgtgctcatttgtgcacccatgtgccatgtgcacccatgtgcttcacatttacatttcatttggctagcattagggttgcattatggtcctccttagcctataaaaggaggagcctacaccttgtattttcaagtttaattgagtaaggttatgctgccatttttgtgcacaagctttacttctcctagaaatctaggctctaaacttcaatcctttcaccttctcccttgagctggccgaaccactcaaacaccatactcatcatgcacctacaaggccaacacaactcctaggagggtcttgatcatctcactcattgcttccgcaccttattttctactttgattcaagaagaacacatgaaaatgtcatcatttggtatcagagctatggtTGTAAgatcttcttctatttttttcaaaattccgTGTTGTTCATAATGttcttgattgtcttgaatgtttaccgattgattttgtgtttttttgtctttttgttcggttcaaattaATTGTTCTTACTTGAACCTTCATGTATGTGCTTTTAGGTGTTCTTGTGTTCATGTTCATGTgtgcttttgaattttttgagtttttcttcaaatttgttcggtgaaattttcatataattgagtcattttgattttataatcatatatgttttgtctagAGTCATGTTTAGTCAAAATTTGTCATAAACTCCATTAGTTGAactttttgaagttttttttcaaatttcttcatagATTAGAGCTCTTGAGTGcttttgattttcatttttgagTTCATAAATTGCTACTAGATCATTAGCAATTTTCTTTGAGTTAGGTTTCCATTATTACTCTCTCAAAATTCATTTTCGAAAATTCTCGAAAAATTTTCCGAAAATTGTTCGTGGTTCTAAAAGAAATTTCCAGGTGTGAAGAGTAGTTTGGACTTGTTTGTGAGATCTCATTGGATCTGTGGTGCGAATAGCAGTTCCGAATCCGTTTGTATTGTCAAAATTTCACGAAAATCTGTTGCACGTTCACGTTCACGTTCATATGCGTTTTCAATCCGttcatcttgttcttcattcttgATGTGATTTTGAAAACGTGTGAGCTGAGTTTGGTGCGAAGGTGAGAAACATAAGTTTGACGAAGAATTTGTTCGGTGTGAAATCTAATTGAAGCGGTGTGGTGTTGGAGGAATCACGAACGGAGGTGTTTTGCGGTTTTTGGCAAACGAAATTGGTGTAAGGAGGTTTTGCGGCTTCCGGCGAACATAATCAGTGGACAGAGGTTTTTGCGGTTTCCAGTGACCTAAATCAGCGAGGAGTTGTGTTTTCCGGCGACCTAAATCGTTGAAACTGTGAGTTTCTGGTGCGTTTTCATCTACATTCTTCATTCTCTTGAACGAATTTTAAATCAAGTGATTGGAGAACACTGAATGAGATATTGCGGTAAGGAGATTTGAACCGCCGAAATCAGAATTTGCTTGAGATTTGGTGCGTTGCTGGAAGAATCAGTAACAGAGGAGTTTCAATTTTCCGGCGAAACCGGTTAACGGagtttctccttttaagttgttaccatcttctataggatttatgcctaaagagaaagtaaccacaaatgaacattttaaaatacataagatgattagagaccacacacaaccattaaaagagaaaatataagtagttttgtgaactactttatggtatgtttgctcacctctagagttgtgtgtgcacttcatgattattctaggcatagtagaaagagctagattttcaaatataatttgaccatgcgtttgaggatgataagaatttaaagtgtgcaatttagttgcaagttttccaaaggaaatcctcaaatcatggtttgcataatttggaactctattcaacactatgcttgaagataaaccatgaagatgtatcacttctctagagaagagtttatccataaccatgaagattgaatcacaaccttttgttgtcctagggagttttaatatgaaatttatatcttcccaaggatcatttgcaaaaggtgaaggagtatagagtttatgagacattgccttgggcgtagtttgaaaacaagaattgtacctaaggtaatgtctttgaacttcttttctcatgggggacaaaagttttccttttaaaagctctagagttttatcaactctaatttgtcccatgagttctccttcatgaagactttttctcttatgtgtaaggatagtctcgttgtgacaaccattgtttataaggatttgtacactttgcaatggttgtctcaataagacatgacaagtttctttaggcactacttcacataaaaaattgtttttgtagatgcttataaaaaacttgacattcacttggtgatatcctagcacatatgagaaatactctatttcatttttatctatgcaagcttcttttaaagactcttctttttcacttaggcttgcaagtgttcctttacaaaaggtaaggctttgaggttgttcaacaagacacatattttcaaaggtatttttaaatctttggtcttgttgaatgaccttgtgggaaggaacactcttctcccacgccttttgttcttcaagggtcttctcatgcttttctttttcttctttttctttagcttccctttcgacttcccctctcttcttttgtgtttttctttcctttctttctttatgggaagcaaacaattttcctaccctcatttcccaatctacgcatgcttctatattttcttttccatggaaatggggttggtctatcCTAAcccctcttgggttttcttgttcttttctatctcttctatgtcttctagggggtgcttgataataatcatttactctaatgcttccctccccaaaagaatcatgatctttagagatatatgcatgagaaggtaatttttttagaatgtgagacttctcatcctttgctttagtcaaaacattaagtttagtctcactctccaattgtctataagcaattgattgcacagtttgtgaaacttctttcaaaagagtttttaaagattttaattcacttccaatagactttgtagaatgagaagaagaagacatggctaaagctttgtgtatacaagtattttaccttgagaaaacttaggaaagtcaaagaaggtagttttccaggtaagggaggtgagtcacaaaggactacttaaataccaagcctttgccttagccaaaaactatccctcaatgtcttcacacaaaactttctcttagtaaaccacttagaacacaattaagttgagaaatcaaattttcaatgaaagaaaacaatgcaagctactaatcaacaaagctagtcggtttaacacaaacttaacaaaataaccatgcaaagtgtcactaactaagcaaaagaaaaggcaattacaaacaagtaacaattactaatcaagaatgctatactattcggccctaggtgaggcttcttggacactttgagcccttgaagacacactcaccgtctaaacgtaattaacaaggtaattaacaataaaccaagttgcaaaggaaataagagaactccctttgttgatcctcttttggttagtgcacttccttgttgtctttgcttgttgatcttccaagtgtttgtagtgttttctcaagaatgcttgtttcggctttggccttgtcttctccttagaatgatggcctttaatcctccaatttccagcacctagcaaagggctaaaccttaaccaaatcaagttcccattcacataagcaccaaagaagaattaaattccagcacccaaattagaggtcaaagaacaaaagcaagaaacaaatttaattgaataaaacagtaccaccaaaaggatttagattgtgacaactagaaagagagtcaattaagtaaagcaaacaaataaaggtactcaattaaaggttggcacacaaaagaattcctaaagaaaagcactagattagatgaccaaataaaaaaacagcaccactggaaaatgttgtgggccagaaaacgtgtttgttccccgatttatgctgagctgtatttttagaatttggctctgaaatttgttatgcaagatattcaggatcttatctaaaatctggctttggaatcactcaaaacggatgcaccattttgttttaataaattttgcaaatttggtgttcggttaggccagctggagcgcttcagatttgcactctgattttaaaagatttatcattttttttctgttgcttcttttgacctaattctttttttgtcctttctataacactttaaacttgcattttccagagaatcaaaattttcctatgagtggaaatatttttctgggttaaaacagccaaaacagagaaggtgaaaacaggggaatctgaaaactgaaaacaaaaacagcaagataccaaagtttagacacaatggaaatttgtgaaatagaattgtgtaggatctaaacacaatatgaactcaaactaaaaaattaaaaaggcaccaaaggaggaaagaacagcagattcaagcaaaataaagagacccaaaatc
Encoded here:
- the LOC137830587 gene encoding probable L-type lectin-domain containing receptor kinase VII.2, giving the protein MSKLLLSSLFLTTNLILLTSVSSTEFIYNTNFNSTNTLVCGNATIESSILTLTNRSTFAVGRAFYPSKIPTKSSNSSTPLPFATSFIFSIAPFKDLLPGHGFVFILSPSAGTTGVSSAQHLGLFNFTNNGDPNNHVFGIEFDVFNNQEFNDIDDNHVGVDINSLVSFTSRAAGFWGGKGGDKFEDLKLNNGENYQVWIEYLDSRVNVTMALAGQNRPKKPLISELVDLSEVLLDEMYVGFCGATGQLVESHKILAWSFSNSNVSIGDALVTTNLPSFVLPKESSFRSKGFLVGITAGVLFVIGSAVVIFVFFLRRKRCLRKEEEEDIEDWEQEYWPHRVRYEDIYAATKGFSDQNVIGFGGNGKVYKGLLQGVQVAVKIIPCDSEQGMRAFLSEISSLGRLKHRNVVLLRGWCKKEKGSLILIYDYMDNGSLDKRMFDGDENTIFGWEERMKVLKDVAHGILYLHDGWEVKVLHRDIKSSNVLLDKDMNARLGDFGLATMHHHEQIGHTSQVIGTVGFMALLSYKVIFVIL